A region from the Planctomycetota bacterium genome encodes:
- a CDS encoding excinuclease ABC subunit UvrC, giving the protein MDDSPPDARETTPADTDADAATGGFGVAALKVRQFPQRPGVYLFKDAAGRVIYVGKAKNLRARAGSYFLRAAELDRRTADLVAEIRDADYLEADSEVDALLLESRLIKDVQPRFNSDLKDDKTFPYLQITTHEDYPRVEFTRTPRRKGAKLYGPFTSAGSLRGAIVVLQRIFKFRTCTLDIDADDPQWRWFRPCLLASIGQCTAPCNLRISKEEYRRDIQRLRTFLEGGRGKLLEEMQREMLEASGRLEFERAARLRDEIRLLETLDERGDLEDHVQPEVFLVDPKKGLAGLAKVLGLAAPPRIIEGVDIAHLAGNETVASLVQFIDGLPFKPGYKRYRIRTVDGIDDFKSIHEVVARRFSRLVREGASLPDLFLVDGGKGQLSAALDALESLGIEAPCVISLAKREEEIFLPGKGEPLRLSRDAYSLRLLEYVRDEAHRFAQHYHHFLRRRRTLGDDD; this is encoded by the coding sequence ATGGATGATTCCCCGCCCGACGCGCGCGAGACCACCCCGGCAGACACCGACGCCGACGCCGCGACGGGCGGATTCGGCGTGGCCGCGCTGAAGGTCCGCCAGTTCCCGCAGCGCCCCGGCGTGTACCTGTTCAAGGATGCCGCCGGGCGCGTGATCTACGTCGGCAAGGCGAAGAACCTCCGCGCTCGCGCCGGCAGCTACTTCCTCCGCGCCGCCGAGCTCGACCGGCGCACCGCCGACCTCGTCGCCGAGATCCGTGATGCCGACTACCTCGAGGCCGACAGCGAGGTCGACGCCCTGCTGCTCGAGAGCCGGCTCATCAAGGACGTCCAGCCGCGCTTCAACTCCGACCTCAAGGACGACAAGACCTTTCCCTACCTGCAGATCACCACCCACGAGGACTATCCACGCGTCGAGTTCACGCGCACCCCGCGGCGCAAGGGGGCCAAGCTGTACGGTCCGTTCACCAGCGCCGGGAGCCTGCGTGGAGCGATCGTCGTCCTCCAGCGGATCTTCAAGTTCCGCACCTGCACGCTCGACATCGACGCCGACGATCCGCAGTGGCGCTGGTTCCGCCCCTGCCTGCTGGCGTCGATCGGCCAGTGCACCGCACCGTGCAACCTGCGGATCTCGAAGGAGGAGTACCGGCGCGACATCCAGCGGCTGCGGACGTTCCTCGAGGGGGGCCGCGGCAAACTGCTCGAGGAGATGCAACGCGAGATGCTCGAGGCGTCGGGCAGGCTCGAGTTCGAGCGCGCCGCACGGCTCCGCGACGAGATCCGGCTCCTCGAGACGCTCGACGAGCGCGGCGATCTCGAGGACCACGTCCAACCGGAGGTGTTCCTCGTCGACCCGAAGAAGGGGCTCGCCGGCCTCGCCAAAGTCCTCGGCCTCGCCGCCCCGCCACGGATCATCGAGGGGGTCGACATCGCCCACCTCGCGGGCAACGAGACCGTGGCGAGCCTGGTGCAATTCATCGACGGCTTGCCGTTCAAACCGGGCTACAAGCGCTACCGGATCCGGACCGTCGACGGCATCGACGATTTCAAGAGCATCCACGAGGTGGTCGCGAGGCGCTTCTCGCGCCTCGTCCGCGAGGGGGCGTCGCTGCCCGACCTGTTCCTCGTCGACGGCGGGAAGGGGCAGTTGAGTGCGGCCCTCGACGCCCTGGAGTCGCTGGGGATCGAAGCCCCGTGCGTGATCTCGCTGGCCAAGCGCGAGGAGGAGATCTTCCTGCCGGGGAAGGGGGAGCCGCTGCGCCTCTCCCGCGACGCCTACTCCCTGCGGTTGCTCGAGTACGTCCGCGACGAGGCCCACCGCTTCGCCCAGCACTATCATCATTTCCTGCGCCGCCGGCGGACCCTCGGCGACGACGACTGA
- a CDS encoding ATP-binding protein produces MSNSQKPGFHRPQAAVLTARLREPRRFLQIVTGPRQVGKTTLVEQAVADVDRPSLTVSADEPTLRDTAWLSAQWERARLLAREHANTATLVIDEVQKVSGWSETVKWHWDEDTRRGIDLRVVLLGSAPLLIRRGLSESLAGRFETVPLPHWSFAEMRAAFAFTLEDYLFFGGYPGAAALVGDLGRWRRYVLDALVETTVGRDILLMSRVDKPALLRRLFELGCRSSGQILSYTKMLGQLHDAGNTVTLAHYLDLLSGAGMLTGLQKYATHPARRRGSSPKLQVFNTALLSAVSDARPADMHGDADFRGRLVESAVGSHLVNAQAAGLCQVHYWRDRGREVDYVVTDGRTLLTIEVRSGRRRDALPGLSAFHDAFGPGRRLLVGGDGMPVDSFLETPVAELLRAD; encoded by the coding sequence ATGAGTAATTCGCAGAAACCCGGTTTTCACCGACCGCAAGCCGCGGTTTTGACCGCCAGGCTGCGGGAGCCCCGCCGCTTTCTCCAGATCGTCACCGGCCCCCGGCAGGTGGGGAAGACAACGCTGGTGGAGCAGGCGGTCGCTGACGTGGATCGGCCGAGCCTGACCGTCTCCGCAGACGAACCGACGCTCCGCGACACCGCGTGGCTCTCGGCCCAGTGGGAGCGGGCGCGGCTGCTTGCTCGGGAGCATGCGAACACCGCCACCCTCGTGATCGACGAGGTGCAGAAGGTCTCCGGATGGTCGGAGACCGTCAAGTGGCATTGGGACGAGGATACCCGCCGTGGCATCGACCTGAGGGTCGTGCTGCTGGGCTCGGCGCCCCTGTTGATCCGACGAGGCCTCTCCGAAAGTCTCGCCGGACGGTTCGAGACGGTGCCACTGCCGCATTGGTCGTTCGCCGAGATGCGGGCCGCTTTTGCCTTCACGCTCGAAGACTATCTGTTCTTTGGCGGCTATCCCGGGGCAGCCGCGCTGGTCGGCGATCTGGGGCGGTGGCGACGCTACGTGCTCGACGCGCTCGTCGAAACGACCGTGGGGCGTGACATCCTGCTCATGTCGCGGGTCGACAAGCCGGCGCTCCTGCGCAGGCTCTTCGAACTCGGCTGCCGGTCGTCGGGACAGATTCTCTCGTACACGAAGATGCTCGGTCAGCTGCACGATGCCGGCAACACGGTCACGCTCGCCCACTACCTCGATCTGTTGTCGGGGGCGGGCATGCTGACGGGGTTGCAGAAGTACGCGACTCATCCCGCCCGTCGCCGCGGATCGAGCCCGAAGCTACAGGTCTTCAACACGGCTCTCCTGTCCGCCGTGAGCGACGCTCGTCCGGCGGACATGCATGGCGATGCCGATTTCCGCGGCCGGCTCGTGGAGTCGGCGGTCGGCAGCCACCTCGTCAACGCCCAGGCAGCGGGACTCTGCCAAGTTCATTATTGGCGGGACCGCGGCAGGGAGGTCGACTACGTCGTGACGGATGGCCGGACACTCCTGACCATCGAAGTGAGGAGCGGACGGCGGCGTGATGCCCTGCCAGGCCTCTCGGCATTCCACGACGCCTTCGGGCCGGGGCGTCGGCTACTGGTCGGCGGCGACGGCATGCCGGTCGACTCGTTCCTCGAAACCCCCGTCGCGGAGCTGTTGCGGGCTGACTGA
- a CDS encoding sulfatase: MILFLMDDMGWRDVGFMGNRFVASPHLDRLAARGVVFTQAYASAPSCAPTRACLLSGQWTPRHGVYTVVDPRQPRGSAWHKLLAADSKSDMPTEVVTIPEALAGAGYTSQFLGMWNLGRGRRGPTTPEGQGFGRVVFPETIGFGKDEYLDDQGRFLSDRLADEAIAFIETNRARPFFVSFADHAVHAPLNPRPDTLAAWRDRAAPAGEPRPDPALAATVADVDAAIGRVLAAVERLNLADDTVVIFTSDNGGTREYVAPLRGGKGQLYEGGIRVPLVIANPGIRGGRRVADPVSSIDIYPTLLDLAGKSPPAGHGLDGQSLRPLLAGGTLVPRRLFWHFPCYVGGSPPASAIRDGDLKLVEFFEDGGRRELYDLAADPAESRDLSDQRPDDAAALTEALHDWQRRTGAFIPAEANPAYDPSAQRARGGPQGDQRGGRGPGQGPRPGQGGRRGSRGPARPRRQCRP; the protein is encoded by the coding sequence GTGATCCTGTTCCTGATGGACGACATGGGCTGGCGCGACGTCGGCTTCATGGGGAATCGGTTCGTCGCTTCCCCCCATCTCGACCGCCTCGCCGCCCGCGGCGTGGTGTTCACGCAGGCGTACGCCAGCGCTCCCAGTTGCGCGCCGACGCGCGCCTGCCTCCTGTCGGGGCAGTGGACGCCGCGCCACGGCGTGTACACCGTCGTCGACCCACGGCAGCCGCGCGGTTCGGCCTGGCACAAACTGCTCGCTGCCGACAGCAAGTCGGACATGCCGACGGAGGTGGTGACGATCCCCGAGGCGCTGGCAGGGGCCGGATACACCAGCCAGTTTCTCGGGATGTGGAACCTCGGCCGCGGCCGCCGCGGCCCGACGACGCCCGAGGGCCAGGGCTTCGGGCGGGTGGTGTTTCCGGAGACGATCGGCTTCGGCAAGGACGAATACCTCGACGACCAGGGACGGTTTCTCTCCGATCGGCTCGCCGACGAGGCGATCGCCTTCATCGAGACCAACCGCGCGCGTCCGTTTTTCGTCTCTTTCGCCGACCATGCCGTCCACGCGCCGCTGAACCCGCGCCCCGACACCCTGGCGGCGTGGCGCGACCGCGCCGCTCCGGCCGGCGAGCCGCGCCCTGATCCGGCGCTCGCCGCGACGGTCGCCGACGTCGATGCCGCCATCGGCCGTGTCCTCGCCGCGGTCGAACGGTTGAATCTCGCCGACGACACGGTGGTGATCTTCACCTCCGACAACGGCGGCACGCGTGAATACGTCGCGCCCTTGCGCGGTGGCAAGGGGCAACTCTACGAAGGCGGCATCCGCGTGCCGCTGGTGATCGCCAACCCGGGGATCCGCGGCGGCCGACGCGTCGCTGACCCCGTGTCGAGCATCGACATCTACCCGACCCTCCTCGACCTGGCCGGCAAAAGCCCACCGGCCGGCCACGGCCTCGACGGCCAGAGCCTCCGGCCGCTGCTCGCCGGCGGCACGCTCGTACCGCGCCGGCTGTTCTGGCACTTTCCCTGTTACGTCGGCGGTTCACCGCCGGCCAGCGCCATCCGCGACGGGGATCTCAAGCTCGTGGAGTTTTTCGAGGACGGTGGCCGCCGCGAGCTCTACGACCTCGCCGCCGACCCGGCGGAGAGCCGCGATCTGTCGGACCAGCGCCCGGACGACGCCGCCGCGCTGACCGAGGCGCTCCACGACTGGCAGCGCCGCACCGGGGCCTTCATCCCTGCCGAGGCCAACCCGGCCTACGACCCGTCGGCCCAGCGGGCCCGCGGCGGCCCCCAGGGAGACCAGCGCGGCGGTCGTGGGCCAGGGCAGGGACCGCGCCCCGGACAGGGTGGTCGTCGCGGCAGCCGAGGCCCTGCGCGGCCCCGGCGGCAATGCCGACCGTGA